The following DNA comes from Hordeum vulgare subsp. vulgare chromosome 3H, MorexV3_pseudomolecules_assembly, whole genome shotgun sequence.
GTCGACGTCCACGACGCCGGTGGggccgccgctgccccgcgccaACTGCACAGGCGGGAGGGGAGCGGCACCTTCACCGCGGGTAGCTGCGTGGTGGGCGTGTACTGTGAGGGGCTACGCGGCAGCTGGTAAGATGCAGGGCCCGAGCCTGTCTCTCTCCAGGTTCTAAGTGCCTCTTCGGAGAGGCTCCGTTCCATAGCTTCGGAAGCGGAGTCGGCGGAGCTACAGTTGAAAATATGAGAGCTTAGTTTTTCAGCTCCGTAGATTCTAGGAGCGAGTCGATCTCCGCATGCCATAAAATTATTACCACTTCATAAAAAAAAATTGACGCTTGTTCCACTTGCTAATTTATTTACATGCCGTTGTAGGAGTACCTCCCTTTTATGTATCTAAACATTCTCATATTAGTTTATAAAGGAAGTACGTGGTAGATAAAGTAAGTTTCTTTCTACACACTGTAATTTTACCTCAACTAATTTGTTTCTTACCTTTTGAAGGATTAGCCGTCGAGGCACTGTGATTCTACCTCAACTAAATTGTATTTTTTTTTCTCGGGTAATTCTTACCTCCGTAGTTGGTGGCAATTAATCAAAAGATGAGTAATTATTTTTGACAAGAGGTCATGTGGAGGATGCACATGCATGTCCGAGATAGGACAGGAGCGAACACAAGTCTTATTTACCGAGAGGCCAGACACACACATACATAGGACATGCGCACAACTTTTATTTGACGAgaggccacacacacacatacataggaCAGGCGCACAGCTCTTATTTCACGAGAGGCCACACACACATAGGACAGGCATAGGCAGGcaggcatgcatgcatagcatagacATATGTCTACTGAGACCTAGCTTGGCAGTACTAGTCTCTACCCATCCACTCACTCAACCCTTATTTGGATCGCATGCACTTATTACAGATAGATATATACTCGTAGTACGTACGCACACAAGTCCAGTCTTTGAGTGCGGCTTTTACTAATCGTCGTCTACAGCCCAGGCTGGTAAACGACTCCGGTGGCATTGAGCCACTCATCCCCACGGATGAGTCGCTTCACCGTGTAATGCTCAGCTTGACCGGCGTCCATAACGTGGAGCCAGGGCACACGCTTGCTCAAGTTTGCCCCAGGGCCCGTGTTCCCGTACTCGCCGTAAAAGACTGTAGGCGGGACGTCGCCGTTTGTTTTGTTCCATGCAACCCATCCGCTGGGGTGCACGATGGTGTCGAGGAAGGACTGCATGAAGACCACGTGCGAGTGGTTCTTCCACGGCCTACCAAAGTATGTCTCGGTCTCGGAGCCGTTGAGATCTTCTTGTGATGTCACCCTGCAGTTCTGAAACGAGAAGCCTGACGAGCCGTCAGGACCATCGCGGCCTTGGGCTGTAATAACATTGTGTTTTCCTTTCAGCGGGGCACGTGCAAGGAGGAGGCAGTCCTGGAAGACGGCCTTGGCGTTGCCGTAAATGAAGTCCACCGTTCCCGAGATAACGCACTCCCGATAGAACTGGCGGTTGGAGTCGGCGAGCAGCGTGTCCTCGTATCCCTTGAACTCGCAGCGATAGAACACGGACTGTTTGGAGGCTGACCTGAGAGCCACCGCTGCACCAGCTTCCCGGCCCGCCGTATTCTCTACTGTGAGGTCACGCGCCAAGAGCATTTTGCCTTTGGCATCTGCATGCATGCGCGCAAATAAAATTTTAAGCTTAAGCTGAGCCAAGCCAATGCAAGCAAGACAGCACTTAGCAAGTAGCGGAGTAGAAAATATAGTAGTCCGTAGTACCCCCTTCCCAAATATATATACAAGTctttttagaattttttactacggactacatacaaaacaaaataaattaaTTCATAATTCAAAATacgtatgtttatatacattcatatataaTTTGTAGTTGAACCTTTAAAAAGATTTGTATTTACAAAACGCGGGGGGAAGCAgcagctactaggagtaccaaatATGAAGACAAGTAGAGTAGTAAACATGCATGCAACAAGTAAAGACTGAAACACTTACAGACGACGGCCGTGTCATATGAGGCCCACCCGTCACCTTGCCTGCTCTTGTTGCCGGTGATCACCGTCTTGTTGATTCCATCACCGATTAAGGCTATGTTGTTCTTCCTTATGACCACCTCCTCACGATATATCCCCCCTTTTATGTATATCACGTACATCTTACCTCTCACCGGCCGAGCTGCTTCCAGGGCCTCGCTGACAGTGCTGAAGTGACCGCTCCCGTCCTGGGAAACGACCATATCCACTTGCATATCGCCGACCTTCAAGTCCAGCAGCTGCCGCTCCCTGGGATGCACCCAGAGAGGCATGCTGATGGTGTCGCCAGCCAAGGTTTGTACTGCTGAGGCGTGGCTGTTGTTGAGGAGCAGGATCGCCAAGGGAAGCAGGACAAGCGAGCTGCGTGTACCCATTTCACTAGCTGTGTAATTTGAAGGAGCTGATGGGATTGTATCATGCccatacatgtatatatatatagaacaGAGAAGCTCATGGCTCTGCTTCTATTTTTCGGGGACATAATAGCCAAACACCCTAGCTAGCTACTACTACAAGCCTACAACATGCATGCATGGTCCCGGGCGGCCGCCCTGTCCGGCTTTGATAAGCTCCTAAGCAAACTAAATGACCTAAATAAAATAAATTATCAGCATTCACTTCGTTTTTGAAACATTACTTCATTTGGTTGAACTAAGTACTACATACTCCATATTTGCATCCCTACTGTTTCTAGTTTCTTCCAGGATTGTGATTTGATTCAACATCGGGATTTTGATTCCGCCCAACCTAAAGTAAGCAGGGCACATGCATGGGTTCCTAACGTAAACGGACATGGCTGCCTTGTTAAGCCGACATCGAGGCCATTGTGATAATCACTGTTCATTCAGTGCGAGTAGTAGGTACAGCACCGGGCTATCCTTGGCCAACCAGCTAGCTAGGCGGTAGCATGCCCAACCTAGGTCAGCTACACCCAGGCTGTCGACTAGGATTTGGATTTCGTTTTGCAAATTTTACCGCCCCCAAACGAAATGGGCGAAATTCGGAAATTTCGAAATTTTTCGAAAAAATTCGGACGAAAAGACTAATCCAAAATTTGAATTTTTGAACGAAAAAGGCCGAAAATCTACCAAAAATGGAAATCCTGTAGCAAAGCGAACAAATAAGAAACTTACAGAACCAATTGATTGCTTACACGCACGATTCGATCCAGTTGCAGCCAAATCCAATGAGAAATTCGATAAATAACAGGAAAGATACAATACTTACTACCCATCAAGCTCCTGAGCTAGTATACATGTATCACGCTGCTCATTCCTAGTCCCGTTCCGGCCGCCAGCAACGCACGGGCGCCGCATGCAAGTCCTGTGCCCGACCACCGAGCTATGGCCATAACAGCACTCCTGGCTGCACCAAGCTGTCGGACAAAGGCACATGGAACGGTTGGCTAGCGCCCTCTGGCCGAGGCCTTGCGCTCAGGAGGCGACGGCGTGAGCACATCTGGATCGGGAGCGAGGACGGCGCCGCCGCTAAAAGAGATGTGGGGAATAGGAGGATGTTTAGGGTTACGAGCTATACTCAGGCCTTTTACTTCACGGGAAGGGCTTCCAGGCTGGGCCGGGGACTGCAACGggccaaaaaaatcaaaaagggCCGAAATTTTTGACCGGCTAACATATCTACCGGGCTTGAACGAAACGGACGAATTTCACTGGAATTtcgtttttttcggacgaaatccACTCGAACAAGCTTCCATTGGCTATTTGTACATGAACAAATTTGGATGAGCTGCGACAGTCACCCTTCCTCCCCTTTTGCTGCGAAGCTCGGTTTCGCCGCGGCGGCGTCGAGCGCCAGCAATGGCGACGGTGAGCGAACGGCCCCGAATATTGAAGGTTTTTCTTCCCCTTACACTATCGAGCTTCCTTTATGAGCCGCATGGCTGCACGGGGCCCTCGCTACATTCCAGCTTCCTGCCATCGGATGAGACATCAATGGCAGCTAGACATTTACGTCCCTCTACAGTAGGTCCTACTCTCCCCTTTCTAAAATACaagtttttctaggaattccactAATGGATTACATACGGACGTATATAGACATATCTTAAAgtttagattcatttattttgctttgtatgtaggcctctagtaaaatctcttaaaagacttatatttaaatacGGAGGAAGTACTATGTTACGTCATCTCATTCCGAGTTGTAGGTTTTTATTGAACAAGGCTGCTCATAATGAGAGTATCATACATGTTAACTagacaattttgatgaggtgatatataattaaataaataaataaaggattgagtatcatatcatgataccgtatcatattaaataatgtgttattatgtgtctTGCATAACAATAAATGAATTATTCTATGATATTAACATATGATACTACGCGTTATGGATATGATATTATAAACTAATATTATATACTAATATAcatgatactaatatatgatactAGCCCTTACAACCAGGCTAATTTCCATGTTTGATTTTTCTGCCTCGTCTAATCGGTAACCACCTACGTGGTGCAACCCCTCCTAAGATGCATATGCCTAGAGACAAGAGCTAACCATTCAATTTTCTCCAGCAGGCTAGCTAGTGCATGTGATATCAATTAATCCATCCTCTCTTAGGCCTTGTTCGTTTGACAGGGATTTAAAATGGGTTTAACAGGGATTAAAGTGGATATAATCCCCTACAAATCAAATTTTATCTTAATCTTCTCCAATCCTTTTGAGAACAGGTGGAACCAAACAAGCCCTTAAGTGTACTAGTCATCAACCCGTGCCACCGCACGGGCTAGACTATTTTATATAGGTATATGCAAGTTGAAATTCTATTAGTATTTGTTGCATGGAATTCTTGTTTGGAATTAAAAGAGAAATAGTAACAATTATAGTACATTTTTATTGATCACAATTAAAAGAGTATATTGGttactgaaaggatcgatatggttggctagagggggggaggtgaatagacaacgaccactttttaattaatcttaacaagttaaggtaaacactatacgggttcacaaataatatgacaaagaggtgacccctatagaagctatcaacaagacctattaagacaagtaagatattgtcacaaggaaaagcaaatacaaagtaaaggttagagataaccacaagtggaaccgatggagacgaggatgtgttaccgaagttccttccctttgacaggaagaacgtttccgttggagcggtgtggaggcacaatgctccccaaaaagccactaaggccaccgtattctcctcacgccctcgcacgatgcaaggtaccgtgattccactataggtgcccttgaaggcggcgaccgaacctttacaaacaaggttggggcaactccacacaaagcttggaggctcccaactaaaccacgaagcttcaccacaatggaatatggcttcgaggtgacctcaaccgtctaggatgctcaaacacccaagagtaacaagatccgcaagggataggtgggggaatcaacttttctcttggtggaagtgtggatctaggccttctcaaccaatccctaaagaatcaacaagtttgattggctagggaaagagatcgggcacttttaagcttgtggagcaacaatggagcttagagaggtaagagatagggttcctcagctagaagaaccctttatatagtggggggggaaatcagaccgttttcccactctctgcccgagatccagcggtactaccgctgggaaggagcggtactaccgctgcctggcggtactaccgctggggcttccagcggtactaccgcaggcaccagcggtactaccgctggcccttggtagtgcataagcactactatcgccgagaaagtcttcgcaaaagggtccgtccacgaactaccgctaggtaggtggaacaggacacctggagcggtactaccgccagccagggcggtactaccgtcagcctggcggtactaccgctgaccaggggcggtactaccgtcagccagcggtactaccgctggctgcagcggtactaccgctgggaccagcggtactaccgctggggaccattttgccgagacgcaaagaacaaaacgacgagggccgctccaaggataaaggaaagggagaaaatagaggtgtgcgtgtgcaaagatagattccacccaaacctttccactacggatcccctcttaatagtacggcttttctatgactcaaatgaagagaatctaggatagcgccaTGCTTCCGTttccgaagagaggagtcgtgtcgtcttgtgccgttgacgaatgttgcctgaaaccttgacacacacgattagtcctgtacggtactgtcatcaatcaccaaaattacttaggcataaattatgcctcaacagtTACCATGTGGTGGAAATTATCTATTTGCATAATAAATTATTGACCAGGTAATTTAAACACATACATGCCTTCCTAATTATGTTAGTtattactagtacaaatgcccgtgcgttgcatcggGCGAAAAATTCGTCCAACGAGCTCTTCCTCAAACCTCCATGTGTAGTTAACTCTACCGGAAGAAGGGGACACGTTATAAGCAGGTAAAACTTTGCTCTTCTACAAGATACAAcaaaagattatgaaaagtttattAATCCAATTATTCAATAGAAGATAATGGTACAGTTGTGGGTAATGGAACATACACATTCTATATATTACCCTGATTTTTTAATTTGGAGGCAATTGACAAAAGAAATTTGAGATAAACATGACCATTTTGTGTAAGCAAAATAACACAAATAACAAGAAGAAATAGGATACAGAGATTACCACAATGTCAGTACACAATCTGACTTCATCTACCAAGACTAATTAGTTGTTCTCTTTTAGTGATAATCTTCTATCTGGGAGAGTTGCAGACTTGTTCGTAacaaagaaaaaataatttttctGAATCATTAATTCTATGCACCACCTATCATTCAAATAGGAATATGCAACACTACGATTGAAGAATAGTGAACCTGCCCGAAAAGGTTGGATGAGTCATAGTTTTGTTGGGGCTAGAGTACCTCCATGAACCCACATCATAACCATATTATGTCATTCAGTAATCGAGCAGTCCGGTTGAATCCATCATAATCGATGTCCTTGCTGTTGGGTCCATGCCTTCCCGCCTAGAGGGACCCCATCCTGATAGAAGTTTTCGCCGTTGAATTCATGCCTTCCTGCCTACACGACAACACGCTGATATGAAGTTCTGGACAATATACTCTTAAGAGTGACATTTTTCTTTCAAAAATATTAACCAAGTAACCCTAAATCTAAATGCAGAGTTGCAGAATATACATAAACAAAGCATATTCTGATCACATGTCTATTTAAACAAATCATTTTCCATGTAAAAAGTCTATTTCGGTAAAATAACATTTTTTGCTCAGTACAATAGTAAAACCATCTTACAGTTTCATCAGTTGGCCATGGTTCAGCTGGCCATGCCAATATAAATATTATGCGGTATTTTAACGTTATAGAGTACCTCTTTAAGCAACTTGGCTTCATAATATATTTGTATTATGACATATTTTTCTCGAGCACATTTCATGGTAACACAAATTTTACTATATTAGTTCTAAAATAATGTTGCTAGCTTGATGTCATTCTCTAGTGCAAAATGATAAACCAGTGAACAACTTACACTTTACTcaagaacaacaataatataTAATGTATCATGTCCCACAGAAACACCCACTATGTTGTCTTCTTTATTGTGTTTTTCAACCAACACAGATTTAACTTTTCTCAGACTAAGGGCTAAATAATCCATTCCTTGTCTTAGGTTCTGGTACTTCAGAGTGTATTCAATGTCTGCTAGTGCATCAACACTGCCAATTGTCTCACTCTTGGATTTCATGACGCCCAACAACTTGCCACAAAGACAGCTAGTATCTTCAAGTAACGATAAGCCTTGCATCTGCAAGTTGTCCACTCTAGCGTGAAGTTCCAGGACAAGATGATGTGAGGATAAACTTAATCCATTCCCACTGCTTTGTAGACGGTTTAAAATCCCTATGTTCTCTTGCTGAAGAGACTCTACTTCAAGGTTACAGGACTGAATTTCTTTTCTCAGCTTTTGCTCAACTCCAGTAAGTCCCAAAAGTTCCATTTGCATCCTGGTGATGCTTTCGCTACTTCCAACAGATCTATTTTCTAATTCAGCACTAAATCCTTGCCTGAGCCCATTTATTGTTTTTTCCTACTCATTAGATGCCCCTTGTAACCTTGCAATCACCTTGTGCAGTGCCCTACTGTTATCTTCTTTGGATTTTAAGCATTCTTGGATTTGGTCCCTTTCTTCTGCAGCTTTTGTAAAGCTATCATGCAACTCTACTGAGGATCTACATTCAGTTGCATATGGGTGGCTTCTAGGGGTGAAATCAAAATTAAAGAAGGCCCACTGGTGTTATGCGCATGATGTGAACATACAGGGTGAACTCAGGACTACTGACATAATATCTGGCAAGAAATGCCTTGCTTATATCTCATTCAGAACACAAAGCATTGATTCCGGCTCAACAAAAAGAACAGGGAGCACTCCAATTAatttacataaaaaataaaatccaAGAGACACCTTGGAATTATCAAGCCATACAAAAAGCATATCAATTTATAATTTGTTGCTTAATCGACcttcatttttattttctattattagGCTACCTGGAGAGGACCTAATCCAGTTAGTGTACCATGGATTGGATTCATATCTTTCAAGCTATCTGCAACCTACTACCTATCCATCAAATGTACAGACTACAGAAGTACATGCTGCAACTAACATGACAATCATATGAACTGATCAACCAGGAAAGAAATGGAGGAAAAATGATGGAAAATGATCACTTGCTCTAGCAGATACAAAATTTTCACAGAAGTCAAGAGGACAAAGCATGTCCATTTACTTATGAGAGATGGCAATGGTGACCTGAATTTTGATTCTATAGTACAGAGTGCCTTATGGTAGCTGAAAAGAGAAAGACCACCCTTACTTCTAAGGCAGACTTACCTAATGGAAGTGATAGCCCAGCCCTCATAACCGCAGCTGGTATTGACAATGGGTCTGTGTTAACAAATAGCTGCTTCGGGACACCAACTTTACCTGCAAAAATCAACTGCACCGTGGTGATCAAATCAGCCTTTGAGAAGGTTCCAAGAACCAACCCATTATATCCAAGCTACAGACAGTGCAGGAAATAGTTGATGAAAGCAGATAAAAGTTCACTGCAAATTTAAGTGTATAAAGATAAAAGATAAACAATAGAAAAGGATCACAATCTTCAACAGTCATTGGTAAAGGGGTCAACATGAGAACAAATATGATAGCTCAGGTGACAAGAGAATAAAGGGCTCTTGACGGCCAAATGTACAGTAGAGTAGAACACATTGCCTAATACTACATTTAATAGCATATCATATACCCTTAACATATCCATATCACTGCTTTTGGTGTGCTCACCTTTAACTTTCTCCATCTCATCATTCAGTTGTTTGTTTTGCAGTTCCAAACTTCTAATCTTGTTAGAAGCCTCAACTCGTTTCGATTCAAACAAAGTAACTTCTCTCTGAAATGACACATTCTGCTCTGCTAGCTCCATTACTCTATCCCGTAGTCGCTGTTCTTCGGCTTGAAATCTTGCCAGCCTGGCTGACCAATCATTTGACCTTCTGTCAAGCTCCCGTTCCATCAGTCTTCTCATTCTCCAGGCTTCTAACATTCGCTTTTGAGCTTTTGACAATTCTTACAGAACTATGCCACGCAGGAACGCTGGTGAACAAGGCGGGAGGACGTGCTGCTCCATCGCTGGATCCTCGCCGAGTGCGCCGACCCCGACAACCGTCCTGTCTTCCACGTCCGATTCCTAAGGGTAAATTCATTCATCCATTAAACTCATGAAATCTTCCCTGCACACCGTCGCTTACTGTATTATCATGCTCCTCTGCTTCCTTGTGCAGTACCTTCAGCAGGACAAACCTCTGGCTCCAAATCAAAACGGTAATTGTGGGGGATCCCTGGCTTCCATGCTCACGTCGAGGTCGATGTAGTGGCTGCATCCCCGGTGGGCGCGGACACAGACAGACAAACAGAGAGAGAGGTGTTGGTGAGGTGAAAACGCGGGCGTGGACGGGGGGTGGGCGGAAAGGACGGACCTTGGCGGGAGGCGTTGGTAGTTGTCCTCGAGCACGCGGTTGAAGAAGGGGTCGGCGAGCGCCTCCTGGTTGCCGACGGCCCGCAGGCGGTCGTAGATCTCCCTCCTGACGTCGGACAgcagcaccccgccgccgccgccgtggtcGGAGTCGGCGGTGGCGGGGGTCGGCCAGCAGCTCTCGCCCGCGCCctccccgtcgccgccgccgtggcCGGAGTCGGCGGTGGCGGGGGTCGGCCAGCAGCTCTCGCCCGCGCCCTCCCCGTCGCCGCCGTCGGCCATCCGGCTGCCCGCGCGCGGGGGGCTACGCGGCAGCCATCGCGGCGGCCTTTATGGCCGAGAAGGGAGTAAGGGGAGACGGGGTCGAGGTGGATGGTGACGACGGCGACGTACGGCAGTGGGTTTGggatggggtgggggtggcgggcGGGGCAAGGGGTGGCGCGGCGGATTGTCGGAGAGAGGATCCCGCGGTGGAGGACGGCGTAGATAAGGTGAGCTCGAGGTGTTTTTCTTTTTAATCAGCGAAACGTTTTTCTTCTTCACTTAAATCTGGACGGCGGGTTGAATACTAGAAAACAGAAGGACTTTTTTGCAAAACCGCCAGCGACGGACGGGTTATTAGGGGAGATGCCCGATCACTAACCTGGCCTTGTCCGAGCGTGGTGCCATCCAGTCTGCTTGGTCCA
Coding sequences within:
- the LOC123439715 gene encoding pectinesterase/pectinesterase inhibitor PPE8B-like, translating into MGTRSSLVLLPLAILLLNNSHASAVQTLAGDTISMPLWVHPRERQLLDLKVGDMQVDMVVSQDGSGHFSTVSEALEAARPVRGKMYVIYIKGGIYREEVVIRKNNIALIGDGINKTVITGNKSRQGDGWASYDTAVVYAKGKMLLARDLTVENTAGREAGAAVALRSASKQSVFYRCEFKGYEDTLLADSNRQFYRECVISGTVDFIYGNAKAVFQDCLLLARAPLKGKHNVITAQGRDGPDGSSGFSFQNCRVTSQEDLNGSETETYFGRPWKNHSHVVFMQSFLDTIVHPSGWVAWNKTNGDVPPTVFYGEYGNTGPGANLSKRVPWLHVMDAGQAEHYTVKRLIRGDEWLNATGVVYQPGL